Part of the Juglans regia cultivar Chandler chromosome 14, Walnut 2.0, whole genome shotgun sequence genome, TTGCCTCTGCAGCACGAAGCCTGTTTCGCTGCCTGTCCACTTCCATGGAAATGACAAGTTCTCCAGTGATTTCAGGTCTCTGGATCTTTACTTCATTCGTTTCTTCCAAAGTCACCGTCTCCTTTGTAATAGGGTCTCTGTACACGCATCTAACATTTAGCAATGACATCTCATCGTCGGAACAAACTGGAATATTGATTGCCACCAAAAAATCCCTTTCCTCTTCAGCATACAAGACGCCTACATCGATAAAGCCCATTCTTCTATCCGCTGCCATGCTGGTTCGGTAACTTCCAGCCTTTATTGAACTGAGTTGCAAACTAGGGTGAACACATTCTACTCTAACTTGTAGCTCTTGCACTACCACGCTCAAGAGGCCTCCAATGCATTGTGCAAATGCGTCCTGAATCACACCTTCTGCTTCTATGAAAGAAAATGTCCCCCCAGAGATCTCAGAGATCGAGTGCATTGATGCAGCATCATGATCTGCACCAAATCCAAATGCGTGAACTGGAATTTGCAAGCCTTCACCATTATTACGACAGATTGAGATGGGTAAAAGTGATTGGTAGTCTGCTTGATCACGAACCCCAGCAGGACTACTGACAGTATATGTATCCTGCCCATCCGACAACAGTATAATACTGCCAACTGGGTTCTTCCACTTGCGGTCTACCAACACCTTGGCACCTTTCCTTAGGCCTTCAGCAATGTTTGTACCACCATTTGAAATCAAAGAATTGACCGCCTGTAATGCCTGCTGCCGTCCAGTATCAGTCATTCGACGAAGAGGAAAGAGGCGACGGGCTGTTGAGGAAAAGGCAATGACTGAAAGCCGGTCAGAGGGACCAAGGTTTTCTATAACAAAGCCCATGGCTCGTTTCAGCAAAGCAAGCTTGGTACCTGCCATGCTGCCACTAACATCAAGCACAGTGATGAGGTCAACTGGAGCACGAGAATTTTGACATACTGGTGGCAATTCAGCCTGGTTTCTGTTGCTATCCTGTCTTTCACTTGTAACTGGAGCCTTGAGATGTATTAGTACAGTGAAATCATTGTGAGAAGCTGATCTAGTCACAGCAGAAACTTCAGGATAAGTTTTAATGTCTATTGTTCCAATAGTATTGCCATCAGCAGATTCTTTAGCAGATGTACGTTGCTCAGTAGGACGTTGATCCAAAACTTCATCGTCATCAAAGACAACTGGCTCAGGGGCATGAAATATTGAAGCAATCTGCCGACTTGTGTCTAACCGAGGGGGAGGGAGCCGTCGTAGAACAGTCATCCAGCCGTCATCTTGGGGCCAACCTACTGGGTTGATTCGTGACCTTCCATGGGAAAGATCAGATGTAGGGCTTTGAAATGGAATCTCTTTCCATTTTGCTCGACAGATTGGACAAATTTGGTTCCCATGTTTAACATTAGACGTAATGCATTGGAAGTGGAAAGAATGGGAGCATTCTGCAGTAAAAATGGCATGACCCTGGCCTGGTTTCATGGTGGTCAGGCATATTGCACAGGTCCTCTGCAGTTTTGAAGAATGATTCCAATGGTATTTAGCATAGGATAGGTACAATCACAAGCATAAGAAGTTATTGCTTACTCTTCATCTCAAACTTGATCAAAAACAATAAAGATATCATATTTtacagttaaaaataaataaaaatgataaggGCATCCACTTGACTTTCACACATTATCAAATTAAACGGGGTAGGGGGTGGGCTGTTGCATTAAGCCATCCAAAGGATTGCTGGAATTTTTCAGACAATCTTGTTTAATTTACCTTTATTTGTAAGAACAGGAAATATTCAATGTGAGAATCCGTTTATTTTCCATGGGCTTCATTAAGAATGttcttattgaaaaatatatttttatttccattCAGTACTCGGATCCATATCTTCGCACTATGAAATAGTGTTCTTGGGTAAACGTGAAATTTCCACAAGTCACTTTGAACTACAGTGTCT contains:
- the LOC108990326 gene encoding E3 ubiquitin-protein ligase WAV3-like — translated: MGSKWRKVKLALGINTCLYVPQTLDDSSPPIVSAGRPSDAVSPTPGHGLGCHPTTPTPSSSGLRLSLTGPKSSKRTCAICLTTMKPGQGHAIFTAECSHSFHFQCITSNVKHGNQICPICRAKWKEIPFQSPTSDLSHGRSRINPVGWPQDDGWMTVLRRLPPPRLDTSRQIASIFHAPEPVVFDDDEVLDQRPTEQRTSAKESADGNTIGTIDIKTYPEVSAVTRSASHNDFTVLIHLKAPVTSERQDSNRNQAELPPVCQNSRAPVDLITVLDVSGSMAGTKLALLKRAMGFVIENLGPSDRLSVIAFSSTARRLFPLRRMTDTGRQQALQAVNSLISNGGTNIAEGLRKGAKVLVDRKWKNPVGSIILLSDGQDTYTVSSPAGVRDQADYQSLLPISICRNNGEGLQIPVHAFGFGADHDAASMHSISEISGGTFSFIEAEGVIQDAFAQCIGGLLSVVVQELQVRVECVHPSLQLSSIKAGSYRTSMAADRRMGFIDVGVLYAEEERDFLVAINIPVCSDDEMSLLNVRCVYRDPITKETVTLEETNEVKIQRPEITGELVISMEVDRQRNRLRAAEAMAEARVAAENGDLAGAVSVLESCRRILSETASARASDRLCVSLCAELKEMQDRMANRQVYEASGRAYVLSGLSSHSWQRATARGDSTDSTSLVQAYQTPSMVDMVNRSQTMILGNPAPQRSLRPAQSFPVRSRR